A DNA window from Danio aesculapii chromosome 1, fDanAes4.1, whole genome shotgun sequence contains the following coding sequences:
- the LOC130223197 gene encoding adhesion G protein-coupled receptor E3-like — protein sequence MSITTVSLILFTTKTSSSSLSKVSSHMVTSATSTSSATTVLLHPVTSTTSTSSTTTVHLPAITSTTSATSTAPLHPVTSATSTSSATTVHLPAVTSTTSATSTAPLHLVTSATSTSSATTVHLPAVTSTTSATSTAPLHPVTSATSTSSTTTATSATSTVPLHPVTSATSTSSATTVSLSSVTSTTFASSAVLEESRAAEQWQSLLGQIENITAQVLPLTDVKIILDTVLNTTGMVVRSSSSAEDPNKLVSDGNRVLNAGQKLVSMLVKPTNTSDYISFTLDTVEVEVFMVGPQVTLDKIPRLDTASSSMDIDLIDIAKNNNETRSAAVAFMSFTTMENLLKADFFNTTNDTIKTMMSTVISATLPKTSNTALTKAVNFTFRHIREFDPNGSLSCVYWNISEWIVDGCSVLNSNSSHTVCSCVHLSTFALIMQTSSSPPPSDLLDLLNLVCVIVGLVFFSLALLSFALCQWSPGVNNVARINICISLLSAHLLFLLTQQFLSLIRPQQVLCVVIAALLHFLFLSAFVWMFVEAVLLFICVKNLSQISSRKWEGLSGGFLCVIGYVVALVVVGVSIITDPRGYSSAQCWIKYDKGFIWSFLGPVCVILALNMILFIKIVITLNSALKNLNAEVSQMKQTKVMVFKTLGQFVVLGCPWILGFFTNVNMVIYILFIILNSQQGTFIFLIYCVLNNEIRQQYRKCFTSLCSGRKQQDYSIYEK from the exons ATGTCCATTACTACAG TTTCTTTAATACTCTTCACTACTAAAACATCATCTAGTTCTTTATCTAAAG TTTCTTCACACATGGTCACTTCCGCAACATCTACCAGCTCTGCTACTACAG TTCTTTTACATCCAGTCACTTCCACAACATCTACCAGCTCTACTACTACAG TTCATTTACCAGCCATCACTTCCACAACATCAGCTACTTCTACAG CTCCTTTACATCCAGTCACTTCCGCAACATCTACCAGCTCTGCTACTACAG TTCATTTGCCAGCCGTCACTTCCACAACATCAGCTACTTCTACAG CTCCTTTACATCTGGTCACTTCCGCAACATCTACAAGCTCTGCTACTACAG TTCATTTACCAGCCGTCACTTCCACAACATCAGCTACTTCTACAG CTCCTTTACATCCAGTCACTTCCGCAACATCTACAAGCTCTACTACTACAG CAACATCAGCTACTTCTACAG TTCCTTTACATCCGGTCACTTCCGCAACATCTACTAGCTCTGCTACTACAG TTAGTTTATCATCAGTCACTTCCACAACGTTCGCTAGTTCTGCAG TGCTGGAAGAATCCAGG GCTGCAGAACAATGGCAAAGTCTTCTTGGACAGATAGAAAACATTACAGCTCAAGTGCTTCCTTTGACA GACGTGAAAATCATTTTGGATACGGTCCTCAATACTACAGGGATGGTTGTAAGGTCATCATCATCAGCAGAAGACCCAAATAAACTGGTGTCAGATGGAAACCGTGTGTTAAATGCAGGCCAGAAACTGGTGTCCATGCTGGTGAAGCCCACGAACACAAGTGACTATATTAGCTTTACTCTGGACACTGTGG aggTAGAAGTCTTCATGGTGGGACCACAGGTGACTTTAGATAAAATCCCTCGACTGGATACAGCAAGTTCTTCGATGGATATCGATCTCATAGACATCGCCAAGAACAACAATGAAACAA GATCTGCTGCTGTGGCTTTCATGAGCTTCACCACAATGGAGAATCTACTGAAGGCCGACTTCTTCAACACAACTAATGACACCATTAAAACCATGATGTCCACTGTGATCTCAGCTACTCTTCCCAAAACCAGCAACACTGCACTCACCAAAGCAGTCAACTTCACCTTCAGACACATCAGA GAGTTTGACCCCAACGGTTCTCTGTCCTGTGTGTACTGGAATATCAGCGAGTGGATTGTAGATGGTTGTTCTGTGTTAAACAGCAACAGCAGCCACACTGTGTGTTCCTGTGTTCATCTGTCCACATTCGCTCTCATCATGCAGACCAGCAGCAGTCCACCACCG AGCGATCTGCTGGATCTGCTGAATCTGGTGTGTGTGATCGTGGGTCTGGTGTTCTTCAGTTTGGCTCTGTTGTCCTTTGCTCTTTGTCAGTGGAGTCCTGGAGTCAATAATGTGGCTCGAATCAACATCTGCATCAGTCTGCTGTCGGCTCACCTTCTGTTTCTGCTCACACAACAGTTCCTGAGCCTCATTCGCCCTCAGCAG GTGTTGTGTGTGGTGATAGCAGCCCTTCTGCACTTCCTCTTCCTCTCCGCCTTTGTGTGGATGTTCGTTGAAGCTGTGCTGCTCTTCATCTGTGTCAAGAACCTATCACAGATCAGCTCCAGAAAGTGGGAGGGGCTCAGCGGTGGGTTCCTGTGTGTGATTGGATATGTGGTAGCTCTGGTTGTGGTGGGCGTGTCTATCATAACCGATCCTAGAGGCTACAGCAGTGCACA ATGTTGGATTAAATACGATAAAGGGTTTATCTGGAGTTTTCTGGGTCCTGTTTGTGTCATACTAGCA TTAAACATGATTCTCTTCATTAAAATCGTCATCACTCTGAACTCAGCCCTTAAAAATCTAAATGCTGAAGTTTCACAGATGAAGCAAACCAA GGTTATGGTGTTTAAAACACTGGGTCAGTTTGTGGTTCTTGGTTGTCCTTGGATTCTGGGTTTCTTCACTAATGTCAATATGGTGATATACATCCTCTTCATCATCTTGAACTCTCAGCAGGGAACCTTCATCTTCCTGATCTACTGTGTGCTCAATAATGAG
- the LOC130223050 gene encoding uncharacterized protein LOC130223050: MNNTSTTTLPETSLADVTEMSSKFTTDAVSMLPETITPDENSTSTVEEDTKLGFALPLVTSTVSDSSTSTVSSHTVTTIICTNPTTTVPVPTVTSTTSTSFTSAVSIESVTFATSNSSDNSTVPLQSVKSTMPTNSTTADPVTSATSNSSADSTVSLELIDSTASFSSAKTTVSSQLVTSTTSTNSTSKDSLKPVTSATSTSSAHFIVPSQPVNSTTPTNFTSTGEDDAGLDWTIL; encoded by the exons atgtcACTGAAATGAGCAGCAAATTTACAACAGATGCTGTAAGCATGTTGCCAGAAACAATCACACCAGATGAAAATTCAACATCTACAGTTGAGGAGGACACTAAACTTGGCT TTGCTTTACCATTGGTCACTTCCACAGTGTCTGACAGTTCCACTTCTACAG TTTCTTCACACACCGTCACTACCATAATATGTACCAATCCCACTACTACAG TTCCTGTACCAACAGTCACTTCCACAACATCTACTAGCTTTACTTCTGCAG tttctaTAGAGTCAGTCACCTTCGCAACATCTAATAGTTCTGATAATTCGACAG TGCCTTTACAGTCTGTCAAGTCCACGATGCCTACCAATTCTACTACTGCAG ATCCAGTCACTTCTGCCACATCTAATAGTTCTGCTGATTCTACTG tttcTTTAGAGCTAATCGATTCCACAGCATCTTTTAGTTCTGCTAAGACGACAG TGTCTTCACAGCTTGTCACTTCCACAACGTCTACTAATTCCACTTCAAAAG ATTCTTTAAAGCCAGTCACTTCCGCAACATCTACTAGTTCTGCTCATTTCATTG TGCCTTCTCAGCCGGTCAATTCAACAACACCTACTAATTTCACTTCGACAGGTGAGGATGATGCTGGACTGGACTGGACT ATTCTTTAA